The Aquificaceae bacterium genome contains the following window.
TCTGTCAGCCTGTTGGCAACGAGGGCAAAGGTTTCTGCATCGTTCTTTGTGTCAAAGAACCTCCTGTGCCCTGTCTTAGGCCATACGTACACAAAGGGATTTGTAACAGAGCCTGCTATATCCCAGTATTTGTTCTCATTCCATGCATCCACACCAAGGACTATGTCCGAGTATTCACAGGTAAGAGACCACCACCATTCGTTGGTAACTATGCACTCAATCTTTGGAAGAGTGTTCATTATTATGTTGTATTTCCACTTGGCGTTTCCAAGGGCTGAGTTAGCATCAACAAACCATATGAATTTTGTGGGCGTTGGCATGTGTGTTTTACCGGTGATGAGATGTTCACCCATATACTGGGGGTGGTCATCGTGGGAGTAGTAGTGGGCGGATTCTGGCTTCCAGTAAAACTTAACCCTTGCAGGCTTTTTGGGGTCAAGTTCTACATTGAATGGGTCCTCTGCAAGATATTGTGGTGCCCCGTTAAACAGAGCGAGCCTGAAGTTTCCTGCATATGAACCTATGTTTCCAGTTTCATGACCGATGTTGTCGGTCAGGGCACATATCATATACATAGCCCTGTCCTTCAGGTCTGCATGCTGATACTGGTTTACACCCATACCCTGAGCCAGCTTCATGTTTCTTGGATGCTTTGCTATCTCCCTTGCAAGGGACTCTATCTTCTTTGCTGGAACGCCAGTTATCATTTCAGCTTGCCTGGGCGTGTAATTGCTTTCAAAGAACTCAAGGTAAACCTGAAAGAGGGGCTTTACTTCAATTTCTTTACCATCAACTGTCTTAACCTTATAGCTTCCGGTCAGGGCAGGGTCTATACCAAGTTTCCAGAAGTCCTCACCCACATCATCCCTTGTTATAACCTTTGGAGAATTTGTCTTTGTGTCCCAGACCACAAAGTCGTTCATATCATTATGCCTTATTGACTCTGGTATGTACTGCTTGTCCTGCTTGTAGAAGGGCGGGAGGGGTTCACCGGGCTTAAAGGTAACAGCCTTTTTAAGTGGTTTGGGTTGATAGTTGGGTATAATGTCCATTGCCCTCAAAACCTTTCCATTATCCATCCTGACGAGTAGGGGCATATCGGTAAAGCTTTTCACATACCTTTCCTGATAGAGTTTTTCCTTCATTATCACGTAGGCTATTGACAGGGCAAGCGCTGTGTCCGTTCCAGTCCTAACCACAATAAGCTCATCTGCAGACCTTGCCGTGGGTGAATAGTCGTTGGATATGACTATAACCTTGGAACCTTTTATCCTTGCCTCTGTTAGCCAGTGACAGTCAGGCATCTTTGTGGTAAAGGGGTTCATGCCCCATAGTATGAGGAGCTTTGAATGTTCAAACATGCATAGGTCAAACTCTACGTTCTGCTGCCCAGAAACCATGGGATGCCCGGGTGCGAGGTCTGTATGGAAGGCGTAGTTGTCCCACCCCCTTCCACCAAGAGCTTTATCTGGTCCGACACCCCTTATGTGACTGTCAAGAAGAGCCAACATGTTTGCCATCCTGTAAGGAGATGTATACCTTACAACTGCGAGGAAGGGCATTGAACCCCTGAACTTGAGAACTCTGGTGCCCGCACCCTCCATTGCGTCAATCATCGGCTTAGGATAATGTCCCTGTGCTTCAAGTTTTCTTCTTCCCTCCTCCCCAGAGTAGGTGGTTGCTATGTTTATGAGCGTCTTTGCGATTATGTCTGCCACTTCATCCCATGTGACTTTTATGAACTTATCCTTTCCTCTCTGGAAGTATTTCTCTGGGGGCTTTCCTGTCTTGGGGTCTCTTGGAAAACCAGCCTTATACCACTCGTAGAAACCCTTTCTCACCATTGCACCCTTTACCCTTCTGTCCCCGTAAAACCTTCTCATAAGGGCTATGCCCTTGTTACAGCACCTCGGATCCCACCGGTGGGAAGCTCTAAGCCCGTATATGTCCGTTGCCTCACCAAACTTATAAGTGGGCTCTATCCTTGTTATTACTCCGTTCTTCACATGGGCTGTCAGCAGACAGTTGTGTGTGTCGTTGGGGGCACAGAGAAAGACAAAAGATGATTCAGAACGGTATATGTCCCTGTAAAATCTCTCCCAGTCTCTGTTTGGATAGTAGGAGAGTGGATTTTCCACCTTTACAACCGGTTCAAAGACCCTTATGGCAGAGAAGGCAGGGCTGGAAAGAGCGCTCAGGCTCAGAGCACCAGCCTTTATAAGGTCTCTACGAGTGAGGTCTCCCATGGCTTCACCTCCTGTTGATTAAAATCATACTTATAATCATAAGCCATTCCATATCATATGTCAAGTATTAATATTCTTATATTTTTATCTTAAAATTGCACCATCTTTCATCTCCACTATCCTCTGGGAGAGCTCGGCAAGCTCCAGCTCGTGGGTTACCATGACTATGGTAGTCCCTTCCGAGTTTATCTCTCTGAATATCTCCATCACCTTCTGGGTGTTTTTGCTGTCAAGATTTCCAGTTGGCTCGTCAGCAAGTATTACAGAGGGCCTGTTTATGAGTGCCCTTGCTATGGCGACCCTTTGCATTTCCCCTCCAGATATCTGATAAATCTTTCTTCTCTCCTTTCCTTCAAGACCAAGCCTCTTCAGGAGCTCGTAAGCCCTTTCCCCTGCCTCTTTCCTATGCATACCCATCTTCACCGCCGGAAGCATCACGTTCTCAAGAAGGGTGAACTCAGGTATTAAGTAATGAAACTGAAATACAAAGCCTATCTTCCTGTTTCTTATCTCTGAGAGCCTTTTCTCATTTGAAAAGTCAATCTTTTCTTCTTCAAAAAAAACATGGCCCTCTGTTGGTCTGTCAAGCAAACCCATGATGTAGAGCATGGAGCTCTTCCCAGAACCGCTGGCTCCAATTATGGCAACAAACTCCCCTTTCAGAATGCTCAGGTCTATACCCTTTAGAATCTGCTCCTGACCTATGGATTTTTTTACACCTTTGAGCTCCAACACCTTCATTGGCTTCTGAATATATCCACCGGGTTGAGTCTGCTTGCCCTGTAGGAGGGATAAAGGCTGGCAAGAAGGGAGAAGAAGAGGGAAAAAATAAGTGCGTAGAAGTAGAAGATAGGACTTCTGTCAAGCACAAAGCCCCTTGTTCTTATAAGCCCTTCCACGTCAAGCCTTACAGATTCCAAGTATTCCTGAAGTCCAAAGCCAAGCACCGAGCCCAGAAGGGCTCCAAGCACTCCCACTACGAAACCTTCAAGCATAAAGATGAGCAGAACATCCTTTCTTGTAAAGCCCATAGCCATGAGTATGGCTATGTCTTTCTTTTTCTCAAGGACTGTCATCATTATTATGTTGAAGATTCCAAAGGCGGACACGGTGAGTATGGCAAAGACAATCATGTAGGTTATGATATTCTGGATTCTGAAGATACCAAGAAAGTTTCTGTATGCCTTCTGCCAGCTTTCTACCTCGTAAGTTATAGAGCTCTGAAGTTTCCTTGACAGCCTCTCAGCCAGGTTAACGTCCCTTATTTTCAGCACAATCTCGTTTACCTCACCTTCCTTCTCGAGTAGTCCCTGAAGGGTCTTTATGTTTATGTAAACCCTGGTATCGTCAATGTTTGTAATGCCAGATTCAAAAAAGTCCTCTACAGTCACAAGAATAGTCTGCCCGTTAGGTGCCACAAGAAGGAGTTTTTTACCCAGCTCTTCAATGCCCAGACTCTTCGCCACCAATGCACCAACTATGACACCGGTTCTGTTTGTCTCAAGCCTTCGCAGGTTTTTGTGAACCAGAAATCTTTCTATTACGGAGGCCTTTGGCTCTCTCTGTGGGTCTATACCCAGAAGAGTTACTGGCTTGTCTTTTACTCCATACTTGAGGATTCCTCTGCTTACGAGCCTGGGTGCCACACCCAGAACTTCCGAGTTGTCCTCAAGCCTCTGCACCAAATCCTGCCATCCCAGTATTCTGTCCTTTTCCCTGGGTTTTTCACCAAGAAGAAGGGCTGTAGCCTCCACCTGCTGATGCTCTTCCCTCGGCTTTATCCTTATATGTGGCTCTAGGTCTATGACCTGCTGTATAAAGTAGTTCTGAAAACCAAGCATAAGGGAGCTCATCACTATGAAGGCGGAAACTCCTATGGAAACGCCAACCACAGAAACAAGCGTCTGTCTTTTCCTTTCAAGGAGAAGTTTGAAGGCAACAAAGAGCACATGTCTCATGGCAGTATTACTCTGTCACCCGGCCTGAGTCCCTCTAATACCTCAAAATACTCTCCGTATCTCCTCCCAACCTTTACGGGAGTCTTTACCCTTCTCACCCCGTCGTAAAGAAGCACATGCCCTTCTCTGTAAGCCACCGCCGGTATGAGAAGAGCTCTCTTCCTCTCCACCTCTATCTGACCGTCCACCGTTGAGCCGTTGGGAAGGTCTTCTGGCAGTTCTGCACTTACCTTTACCGTTATGAGCTTTCTGCTTCTGTCCACTTCCCTTACTACCTGAAAGACCCTTCCCTCAAAACTTCTTTCAGGGTATGCATCCACCCTTAGAAGAACCCTCTGTCCCTCCTTCAGCATACTGGCATACTCCTCATCCACTTCAAGCCATACCTCCCATCCTCCTGAACCCACTGAAAAGAGTCTGTTTTCCTGACTTATGTGGTTTATGTAATCACCGGGGTTTACAAACTTTTTCAGCACATACCCCTCTATGGGGCTTTTTATGGTGTATTTTTCCTTTTCTCTTATGAGCCTTTCCCTCTCCGCCAGAAGCACCCTTTCCTCAGACCTGAGAGAGTTTATGGCATCCTCGTAGCTACTTTTTGCCCTTTCATGCTCTTTTGAGGCCAGTTCATACTGAGTTCTGCTCTGCTCATAGGTTTCTCTCGGTATAAGACCCTGTGAAAAGAGCCTTTCCCTTCTCTCAAAAAGCCTCCTGCTGTTTTCCATACTTACGCGTGAAGATTCAACGGCATTTTCAAGGCTTCTCAGATAGGGTGAGCCTTCCTTCAGCCTCTCACGCACAAGATTGAGCCTCTCTGATGCCTCCCTTATGCCCGCCTCCAGGGGTCCTGCATCCATCAGGGCAAGCACCTGCCCCTTTCTTAC
Protein-coding sequences here:
- the narG gene encoding dissimilatory nitrate reductase subunit NarH, with protein sequence MGDLTRRDLIKAGALSLSALSSPAFSAIRVFEPVVKVENPLSYYPNRDWERFYRDIYRSESSFVFLCAPNDTHNCLLTAHVKNGVITRIEPTYKFGEATDIYGLRASHRWDPRCCNKGIALMRRFYGDRRVKGAMVRKGFYEWYKAGFPRDPKTGKPPEKYFQRGKDKFIKVTWDEVADIIAKTLINIATTYSGEEGRRKLEAQGHYPKPMIDAMEGAGTRVLKFRGSMPFLAVVRYTSPYRMANMLALLDSHIRGVGPDKALGGRGWDNYAFHTDLAPGHPMVSGQQNVEFDLCMFEHSKLLILWGMNPFTTKMPDCHWLTEARIKGSKVIVISNDYSPTARSADELIVVRTGTDTALALSIAYVIMKEKLYQERYVKSFTDMPLLVRMDNGKVLRAMDIIPNYQPKPLKKAVTFKPGEPLPPFYKQDKQYIPESIRHNDMNDFVVWDTKTNSPKVITRDDVGEDFWKLGIDPALTGSYKVKTVDGKEIEVKPLFQVYLEFFESNYTPRQAEMITGVPAKKIESLAREIAKHPRNMKLAQGMGVNQYQHADLKDRAMYMICALTDNIGHETGNIGSYAGNFRLALFNGAPQYLAEDPFNVELDPKKPARVKFYWKPESAHYYSHDDHPQYMGEHLITGKTHMPTPTKFIWFVDANSALGNAKWKYNIIMNTLPKIECIVTNEWWWSLTCEYSDIVLGVDAWNENKYWDIAGSVTNPFVYVWPKTGHRRFFDTKNDAETFALVANRLTELTGDERFRNYWKFVLEGKQDVVYVQRVIDASSNLRGYRLEDIAKKAHEGIPSLIMTRSYPKYVGEDQTKENMPWYTKSGRLEFYREEDEFINAGENLPVYREPIDSTHHEPNVIVAKPYPLLKPKKPEDYGVSSKDALLSTEWRQARNVLVEPEKLPGTKHPLIVTVGATHIVHTPKYRHAAHTTTGDTDVTTLLFGPFGDIYRHDKRMPFISEAYIDINPKDLQKMGIQDGDYVYVDADPQDRPFEGWQKRKEDYEVGRLLLRARASNNTPPGCAKIWFNMYGSSHGTVRGTRVRRDGMAKNPDTNYQSLYRCGSHQSVTRGWFKPTYQTDTLIRKNLMGQIIGKGFELDVHGLIGAPREGFCRISKAEDGGIGGKGMWRPVKLGFRPTTASEALKKYLQGKFV
- a CDS encoding efflux RND transporter periplasmic adaptor subunit, translating into MRRLLLALPLIFIALLVLLLAVRGNRENYAVAKEEEVKILVYGSGFAKASQYVVVRAEVSGHVKEVYVKEGDFVRKGQVLALMDAGPLEAGIREASERLNLVRERLKEGSPYLRSLENAVESSRVSMENSRRLFERRERLFSQGLIPRETYEQSRTQYELASKEHERAKSSYEDAINSLRSEERVLLAERERLIREKEKYTIKSPIEGYVLKKFVNPGDYINHISQENRLFSVGSGGWEVWLEVDEEYASMLKEGQRVLLRVDAYPERSFEGRVFQVVREVDRSRKLITVKVSAELPEDLPNGSTVDGQIEVERKRALLIPAVAYREGHVLLYDGVRRVKTPVKVGRRYGEYFEVLEGLRPGDRVILP
- a CDS encoding ABC transporter permease; the protein is MRHVLFVAFKLLLERKRQTLVSVVGVSIGVSAFIVMSSLMLGFQNYFIQQVIDLEPHIRIKPREEHQQVEATALLLGEKPREKDRILGWQDLVQRLEDNSEVLGVAPRLVSRGILKYGVKDKPVTLLGIDPQREPKASVIERFLVHKNLRRLETNRTGVIVGALVAKSLGIEELGKKLLLVAPNGQTILVTVEDFFESGITNIDDTRVYINIKTLQGLLEKEGEVNEIVLKIRDVNLAERLSRKLQSSITYEVESWQKAYRNFLGIFRIQNIITYMIVFAILTVSAFGIFNIIMMTVLEKKKDIAILMAMGFTRKDVLLIFMLEGFVVGVLGALLGSVLGFGLQEYLESVRLDVEGLIRTRGFVLDRSPIFYFYALIFSLFFSLLASLYPSYRASRLNPVDIFRSQ
- a CDS encoding ABC transporter ATP-binding protein, which translates into the protein MKVLELKGVKKSIGQEQILKGIDLSILKGEFVAIIGASGSGKSSMLYIMGLLDRPTEGHVFFEEEKIDFSNEKRLSEIRNRKIGFVFQFHYLIPEFTLLENVMLPAVKMGMHRKEAGERAYELLKRLGLEGKERRKIYQISGGEMQRVAIARALINRPSVILADEPTGNLDSKNTQKVMEIFREINSEGTTIVMVTHELELAELSQRIVEMKDGAILR